In one Desulfoferula mesophila genomic region, the following are encoded:
- a CDS encoding acyl-CoA dehydratase activase, with protein MYTAGIDVGAKTVKIVVTQDGKIVDRQIVPAGQDAQAAIEEAWQSLDTPIADIGLIVATGSGRKSTKRAQGYVTEVAAAAKGAQKTEPEVRTVVDVGAEEGRAIRIDEMGKLVDFAINEKCAAGAGAFTEAMARALEVDLPTLAAMSLRSTGNVAMNAQCAVFAESELVTLVHSNTPKEDMAKAIHDAISDRIVSMVRRVGMAEKVMLIGGVALNDGFVASLANDLETSVIVPQDPQLVSAFGAAILGEEGNYAESLSETI; from the coding sequence ATGTATACCGCTGGAATCGACGTCGGAGCCAAGACCGTCAAGATCGTGGTGACCCAAGACGGCAAGATAGTGGACCGCCAGATAGTGCCCGCCGGGCAGGACGCCCAGGCGGCCATCGAAGAGGCCTGGCAGAGCCTGGACACCCCCATCGCCGACATCGGCCTTATCGTGGCCACCGGCTCGGGCCGCAAAAGCACCAAACGGGCCCAGGGCTACGTCACCGAGGTGGCCGCCGCGGCCAAGGGGGCCCAGAAGACCGAACCCGAGGTGCGCACGGTGGTCGACGTGGGCGCCGAGGAGGGCCGGGCCATTCGCATCGACGAGATGGGCAAGTTGGTGGATTTTGCCATCAACGAGAAATGCGCCGCCGGAGCCGGGGCCTTCACCGAGGCCATGGCCCGGGCCCTGGAGGTGGATCTGCCCACCTTGGCCGCCATGAGCCTCAGGTCCACGGGCAACGTGGCCATGAACGCCCAGTGCGCCGTGTTCGCCGAGAGCGAGCTGGTCACCCTGGTGCATTCCAACACCCCCAAGGAGGACATGGCCAAGGCCATCCACGACGCGATCAGCGACCGCATCGTGTCCATGGTGCGCCGGGTGGGCATGGCCGAAAAGGTGATGCTCATCGGCGGCGTGGCCCTGAACGACGGCTTCGTGGCCTCTCTGGCCAACGACCTGGAAACCTCGGTCATCGTGCCCCAAGATCCCCAGCTGGTGTCCGCCTTCGGGGCCGCCATCCTGGGCGAGGAGGGCAACTACGCCGAGTCCCTGTCCGAAACCATCTAA